A genomic stretch from Vibrio neptunius includes:
- the dnaG gene encoding DNA primase: protein MAGHIPRSFIDDLLARLDIVDIIDARVKLKKKGKNYGACCPFHNEKTPSFSVSQEKQFYHCFGCGAHGNAIDFMMEYERLEFPEAIEELASYLGIDVPREQRQGGRFPANQPQVDTEQKRNLYDLMTGIAQFYRDQLKLSTSKVAIDYLKERGLSGEIVQKFGIGYVADEWDLIRKNFGQQKQAQDMLVSGGMLIENDKGNRYDRFRGRVMFPIRDRRGRVIGFGGRVLGDGTPKYLNSPETPIFHKGKELYGLYEVMQAYREPPRVLVVEGYMDVVALAQYGIDYAVASLGTSTTDDHIRQLFRQTNTIVCCYDGDRAGREAARRAMENALAFLNANKILKVLFLPDGEDPDSFVRKFGKEALEAEIDNADSLIDFLLSEIKKDAPDTDPKRWGSYVATNAAPLLNKTTDPTLQAYLWKELTLGTGWSDFQLQKFLNSLITSNTETRPQPHKELKRTPMREVIALLIQNPSYAQMVPDLASVRDLPVPGLSLFIEVLEYCHQHPNVNTGQLIEHWRDKSHEALMSRLAGWEIPLDEDNEQDIFLDSLDKILAQCVEKQIENLQAKERSVGLSTEERRELLALMLDLKA, encoded by the coding sequence ATGGCAGGACACATCCCCCGCAGTTTCATTGATGACCTACTGGCTCGACTGGATATCGTCGATATCATTGACGCTCGGGTAAAACTTAAGAAAAAAGGCAAAAACTACGGCGCATGCTGCCCTTTCCACAACGAAAAAACGCCTTCTTTTAGCGTCAGCCAAGAAAAGCAGTTTTATCACTGTTTCGGCTGTGGGGCACACGGCAATGCCATCGACTTCATGATGGAGTACGAGCGCCTTGAGTTCCCGGAAGCCATTGAAGAACTTGCCTCTTACCTTGGGATTGATGTCCCAAGAGAGCAGCGTCAGGGTGGCCGCTTTCCTGCCAATCAGCCTCAAGTAGATACCGAACAAAAACGTAATCTCTACGATTTAATGACTGGGATTGCGCAGTTCTATCGAGACCAGCTCAAACTTTCTACCAGTAAGGTCGCGATTGACTACCTCAAAGAGCGTGGTTTATCTGGGGAAATCGTTCAGAAATTTGGTATTGGCTATGTTGCCGATGAATGGGATCTCATCCGTAAAAACTTTGGCCAGCAGAAACAAGCTCAAGATATGCTGGTTTCAGGTGGTATGCTGATTGAGAACGACAAAGGCAACCGCTATGACCGCTTTCGCGGCCGGGTAATGTTCCCGATCCGCGACCGGCGCGGTCGAGTAATTGGTTTTGGGGGACGTGTCCTTGGGGATGGAACGCCAAAGTACCTTAACTCACCAGAAACACCGATATTTCATAAGGGCAAAGAGCTATATGGCTTGTATGAGGTCATGCAGGCCTATCGGGAACCACCTAGAGTATTGGTGGTTGAAGGCTATATGGATGTGGTGGCACTAGCACAGTATGGTATTGACTACGCGGTCGCTTCTCTTGGCACATCTACTACTGACGATCATATTCGTCAGCTATTTCGCCAGACAAATACGATAGTATGTTGCTATGACGGTGACCGTGCTGGCCGTGAAGCAGCTAGGCGTGCTATGGAAAATGCTTTGGCCTTCCTAAATGCCAACAAAATCCTAAAGGTACTGTTCTTGCCCGATGGTGAAGACCCAGACAGTTTCGTGCGGAAGTTTGGCAAAGAGGCTCTTGAGGCAGAAATCGATAATGCTGACTCATTAATCGACTTTTTACTTAGCGAAATAAAAAAAGACGCTCCTGATACAGATCCTAAACGCTGGGGATCATATGTTGCTACTAACGCGGCACCACTGTTAAACAAAACAACAGACCCTACTTTACAAGCGTACTTGTGGAAAGAGTTAACACTAGGAACTGGTTGGAGCGATTTTCAGCTGCAAAAGTTTTTGAACTCTCTAATAACAAGCAACACTGAAACTAGGCCTCAGCCGCATAAGGAACTCAAGCGAACTCCTATGCGTGAGGTTATCGCTTTGCTTATTCAGAATCCGAGCTATGCTCAAATGGTACCTGACTTGGCAAGTGTGAGAGACTTACCAGTCCCAGGATTAAGTTTATTCATCGAGGTGCTTGAATATTGTCACCAGCACCCCAATGTAAACACAGGCCAGTTAATTGAACACTGGAGAGATAAGAGCCATGAAGCTCTAATGTCTCGTTTAGCCGGATGGGAAATCCCACTCGACGAAGATAATGAACAAGATATATTTTTAGACTCACTGGACAAAATATTGGCTCAGTGTGTCGAAAAACAAATTGAAAATCTGCAGGCCAAAGAAAGAAGTGTCGGTTTATCAACCGAAGAAAGAAGGGAGCTGCTAGCACTAATGCTAGATTTAAAAGCGTAA
- a CDS encoding GatB/YqeY domain-containing protein: protein MALIDTLKEEQKLAMKAKDKLRLGTIRLALSAIKQREVDEQITLGDDDILAVLTKMVKQRRDSVAQFESAGRQDLADAEQAEIAVLEDFMPQPLTDEEVAALVESAISDSGAAGMQDMGKVMGVLKPQIQGRADMGKVSGLVRAKLG, encoded by the coding sequence ATGGCTCTGATTGATACTCTCAAAGAAGAGCAAAAATTAGCGATGAAAGCCAAGGACAAGTTGCGTCTTGGTACTATTCGTTTAGCTCTTTCCGCCATTAAACAACGTGAAGTTGACGAACAGATTACTCTGGGCGACGACGATATTCTCGCTGTACTGACGAAAATGGTTAAACAACGTCGTGACTCTGTCGCTCAATTCGAATCAGCAGGTCGTCAAGACCTTGCTGACGCTGAGCAAGCTGAGATTGCTGTACTTGAGGACTTCATGCCTCAACCGCTAACGGATGAAGAAGTGGCTGCACTTGTTGAAAGTGCTATTTCTGATTCAGGTGCAGCGGGCATGCAAGACATGGGTAAAGTAATGGGCGTGCTTAAGCCTCAAATTCAAGGGCGTGCAGATATGGGTAAAGTAAGTGGTTTAGTTCGCGCTAAACTTGGTTAA
- the rpsU gene encoding 30S ribosomal protein S21 has protein sequence MPVVKVRENEPFDVALRRFKRSCEKAGILSEVRRREHYEKPTTVRKRAKAAAQKRHAKKLARENARRVRLY, from the coding sequence ATGCCAGTAGTTAAAGTACGTGAAAACGAACCGTTCGACGTTGCTCTACGTCGTTTCAAACGCTCTTGCGAAAAAGCAGGTATCCTTTCTGAAGTGCGTCGTCGTGAGCACTACGAAAAGCCAACTACAGTTCGCAAACGCGCTAAAGCAGCGGCTCAAAAGCGTCACGCTAAGAAGCTAGCTCGCGAAAACGCTCGTCGCGTTCGCCTGTACTAA